A section of the Microbacterium forte genome encodes:
- a CDS encoding LysR family transcriptional regulator, which yields MRNGPDLEALRALALVVKESSMSAASTQLGVSQQAVSLRIRKLEKDLRVRLLVRSARGSRLTPAGELIVGWGTTLLTAADEFSDAVDSLRTDRGKMMRIAASLTIAEHLLPEWIARWRISHGDDGPVVQLTAANSSTVVEAIREGTADLGLIETPVVPAGLRSVTVAYDTIEVVVQHGHRWAKTRQVSVRELAATGLVLRETGSGTRRALENALAVAGFPLAAEPAAVLTTTLGVRSAIMAGIAPGALSSLAVSEDTRAGRLVRVRINNLQITRPLTAIWAGTAPPPHVRDFLDVIARTDR from the coding sequence ATGCGCAACGGGCCGGACTTGGAGGCACTGCGAGCCTTGGCGCTCGTCGTGAAGGAAAGCAGCATGTCGGCGGCAAGCACGCAGTTGGGCGTGAGTCAGCAGGCGGTGTCTCTGCGCATCCGGAAACTGGAAAAAGATTTGCGCGTGCGACTCCTGGTGCGTTCTGCACGGGGTTCGCGATTGACTCCGGCGGGCGAGCTGATTGTCGGCTGGGGAACAACGCTGCTGACGGCGGCCGATGAGTTCTCGGATGCTGTCGATTCGCTCCGCACGGATCGCGGGAAGATGATGCGCATCGCCGCGAGCCTCACGATCGCAGAACACCTCCTACCGGAATGGATCGCCCGGTGGCGCATCTCTCACGGCGATGACGGCCCGGTCGTTCAGCTCACAGCCGCCAACAGCAGCACGGTCGTCGAGGCCATACGCGAGGGAACCGCAGACCTCGGGCTCATCGAGACCCCTGTCGTTCCCGCCGGCCTCCGGTCAGTCACTGTTGCTTACGACACCATCGAAGTCGTTGTGCAGCACGGTCACCGGTGGGCGAAGACCCGCCAGGTGTCCGTTCGTGAACTGGCGGCCACTGGGTTGGTGCTCCGCGAGACCGGCAGCGGCACCCGACGAGCGCTCGAGAACGCCCTCGCCGTGGCGGGCTTTCCACTCGCAGCCGAGCCCGCAGCCGTGCTGACGACCACGCTCGGCGTTCGCAGCGCGATTATGGCCGGCATCGCCCCCGGCGCGCTGAGCTCCCTCGCAGTGTCCGAGGACACCCGTGCCGGCCGACTCGTCCGAGTTCGGATCAACAATCTCCAGATCACCCGCCCGCTCACCGCCATCTGGGCGGGGACGGCTCCGCCGCCTCATGTACGGGACTTCCTGGATGTCATCGCCCGAACTGACCGGTAA
- a CDS encoding signal peptidase II: MTSSEAESQPSVARQLPSARRWQLTGGALLIALVVVLIDQGTKAWAEATLTERERIPLIGDLLGLQLAYNPGAAFSFGEGFTWVFALLAVAATVTAIVFAFRIRRLGWAVIVGALGGAAASHAGDRLFRDPGFAQGHVVDFLAYGNWFIGNIADIVIFAAAIAGGFLMIRGGDESKD, from the coding sequence ATGACATCGTCCGAGGCAGAATCTCAGCCGTCTGTTGCGCGACAGCTGCCGTCCGCGCGGCGTTGGCAGCTCACCGGCGGAGCGCTCCTGATCGCGCTGGTCGTCGTTCTGATCGATCAGGGGACGAAAGCGTGGGCCGAAGCGACCCTCACCGAGCGCGAGCGCATCCCGCTGATCGGTGACCTGCTTGGCCTGCAACTCGCGTACAACCCCGGTGCGGCATTCTCGTTCGGGGAGGGCTTCACCTGGGTGTTCGCGTTGCTCGCTGTCGCAGCCACCGTCACAGCGATCGTGTTCGCGTTCCGGATTCGCCGCCTGGGGTGGGCGGTCATCGTCGGCGCGCTCGGTGGAGCTGCCGCCTCACATGCAGGCGACCGCCTCTTCCGGGATCCGGGATTCGCCCAGGGGCACGTCGTTGACTTCCTCGCCTACGGGAACTGGTTCATCGGGAACATTGCCGACATCGTGATCTTCGCTGCCGCGATCGCCGGAGGGTTCCTTATGATCCGGGGCGGTGATGAGTCCAAAGACTGA
- a CDS encoding cadmium resistance transporter, with product MLATIGSAIGLFATTNIDDIVVLTVLFLASSRGKPRPWQIVAGQYLGFITLVVISVIAALGLTIVPDEWVGFLGLIPLGIGIWTLIRGLRRNSDDDDDDSKITAVGLWGVAGITIANGADNISLYTPIFRTSTPGDVAVMIVVFLILVAVWCAAGRLIGTNKAVTEGLERVEHWLVPAVFIGLGLFILIESGVIVRLIEVLA from the coding sequence ATGCTCGCCACCATCGGGTCAGCGATCGGCCTGTTCGCCACGACCAACATCGACGACATTGTCGTCCTCACCGTGCTGTTCCTCGCCTCCAGCCGAGGAAAACCCCGGCCATGGCAGATCGTTGCAGGTCAATACCTCGGCTTCATCACCCTCGTCGTAATCAGTGTGATCGCTGCGCTCGGCCTCACCATCGTCCCGGACGAATGGGTCGGCTTCCTCGGCCTGATCCCGCTCGGCATCGGCATCTGGACGCTCATTCGCGGCCTGCGCCGTAACAGCGATGACGATGATGACGACTCGAAGATCACCGCGGTTGGACTATGGGGGGTCGCGGGAATCACGATCGCCAACGGTGCGGACAACATCTCCCTGTACACGCCGATCTTCCGCACCAGCACGCCAGGCGACGTCGCCGTCATGATCGTCGTGTTCCTCATCCTCGTCGCCGTATGGTGCGCCGCCGGGCGGCTGATCGGCACCAACAAGGCCGTCACCGAGGGACTGGAGCGCGTCGAGCACTGGCTCGTACCGGCCGTGTTCATCGGTCTTGGGCTGTTCATCCTGATCGAATCCGGCGTCATCGTCCGCTTGATCGAGGTCCTCGCATGA
- a CDS encoding heavy metal translocating P-type ATPase: MSAACGCEHEPAQPATAAEDETEEVVRPWWRDRGIMVPVFSGVAFLAGLILEWSGLEIPALVLFWAGLLLGASTFTPGAIRKLFKGKLGIGLLMTISAIGAVILGYVEEAAALAFLYSIAEALEDKAMDRARGGLRALLKLVPETATVLQNGVSAQVPARELTVGQVMVVRPGERIATDGIVRSGRSSLDTSAITGESIPVEVEPGDAVSAGAINSAGALEVETTAAGTDNSLTTIVELVEKAQTEKGERARLADKIARPLVPGVLILAALVAIIGSLLGDPEVWITRALVVLVAASPCALAISVPLTVVAAIGAASKFGVIIKSGAVFERFGTVRHVAVDKTGTLTRNEPAVTAVLTTNGVTEAQALAWAAALEQHSTHPLAAAITAAAPGTPAAADVTEQAGHGIDGTADGSKITVGSPRWLDAGELGNRVVALEEQGMTVVIVHCDGSPVAAIGVRDELRTEVPEVVRTLTGQGVGVTMLTGDNARTAHALAAQAGISDVRAELRPEDKATAIRELSKAGPVAMIGDGINDAPALAGADVGIAMGATGSDAAIESADVAFTGHDLRLIPRAFDHARRGRRIINQNIILSLLIITALLPLALFGVLGLAAVVMVHEVAEVIVILNGLRAARTRTPRVAS; encoded by the coding sequence GTGAGCGCGGCGTGTGGCTGCGAGCACGAGCCTGCCCAGCCTGCCACTGCGGCGGAGGATGAGACCGAAGAGGTTGTGCGGCCCTGGTGGAGGGACCGTGGGATCATGGTGCCGGTCTTCTCCGGTGTCGCATTCCTGGCCGGTCTGATCCTTGAATGGTCCGGCCTCGAGATCCCGGCGCTGGTGTTGTTCTGGGCCGGTCTGCTCCTCGGTGCGTCGACGTTCACGCCCGGCGCGATCCGGAAACTGTTCAAGGGCAAGCTCGGTATCGGGCTGCTGATGACGATCAGCGCGATCGGCGCGGTCATCCTCGGCTACGTGGAGGAGGCTGCGGCTCTGGCGTTCTTGTACTCGATTGCTGAGGCGCTCGAGGACAAAGCGATGGACCGTGCCCGGGGCGGGCTGAGGGCGCTGCTGAAGCTCGTGCCGGAGACAGCGACCGTGCTGCAGAACGGCGTCTCTGCGCAGGTGCCCGCGAGAGAGCTGACGGTCGGCCAGGTCATGGTGGTCCGTCCCGGCGAGCGGATCGCAACCGACGGGATCGTCCGTTCTGGCCGCTCCAGCCTGGACACCTCGGCGATCACCGGGGAGTCGATCCCCGTCGAGGTCGAGCCCGGCGATGCGGTGTCGGCCGGTGCGATCAACAGCGCCGGCGCGCTGGAGGTCGAAACGACCGCTGCGGGCACCGACAACTCGCTCACCACGATCGTGGAGCTGGTCGAGAAGGCGCAGACCGAGAAGGGCGAGCGTGCACGTCTCGCGGACAAGATCGCCCGCCCGCTCGTGCCCGGTGTGCTGATCCTCGCAGCGCTCGTCGCGATCATCGGGTCGCTGCTGGGAGATCCAGAGGTATGGATAACCCGCGCGCTCGTTGTGCTGGTCGCGGCGTCTCCGTGTGCACTGGCAATTTCGGTGCCGCTGACGGTCGTCGCCGCGATCGGTGCGGCAAGTAAGTTCGGCGTGATCATCAAGTCTGGCGCTGTCTTCGAGCGCTTCGGCACAGTACGTCACGTCGCCGTCGACAAGACCGGCACCCTTACCCGCAACGAGCCCGCCGTCACCGCCGTGCTCACCACCAATGGTGTGACGGAGGCTCAGGCGCTGGCCTGGGCGGCCGCGTTGGAGCAGCACAGCACGCATCCTCTCGCCGCCGCGATCACCGCCGCCGCTCCGGGCACTCCGGCAGCTGCAGACGTGACCGAGCAGGCCGGCCATGGCATTGACGGCACCGCGGACGGATCGAAAATCACTGTCGGAAGTCCTCGTTGGCTTGACGCTGGCGAGCTCGGCAACCGGGTCGTAGCTCTCGAGGAGCAGGGCATGACCGTCGTGATCGTCCACTGTGACGGGTCACCGGTCGCCGCGATCGGCGTTCGTGACGAGTTGCGCACTGAAGTCCCCGAGGTCGTCCGGACACTCACAGGTCAGGGCGTTGGTGTGACGATGCTCACCGGCGACAACGCCCGCACGGCTCATGCGCTGGCTGCGCAGGCCGGGATCAGTGACGTGCGCGCCGAGCTGCGCCCTGAGGACAAGGCGACCGCGATTCGAGAGCTGTCGAAGGCGGGGCCGGTCGCAATGATCGGCGACGGCATCAACGATGCCCCAGCCCTTGCTGGTGCGGACGTCGGTATCGCTATGGGCGCCACGGGCTCCGATGCGGCGATCGAATCCGCGGATGTGGCCTTCACCGGTCACGATCTCCGCCTCATCCCACGGGCGTTTGACCACGCCCGCCGGGGCCGCCGGATCATCAACCAGAACATCATCCTGTCGCTGCTGATCATCACCGCACTGCTTCCGCTCGCACTCTTCGGGGTGCTTGGGCTCGCGGCCGTCGTCATGGTGCACGAGGTCGCAGAGGTCATCGTGATCCTCAACGGCCTACGTGCCGCCCGCACCCGCACACCACGGGTGGCCAGCTGA
- the cmtR gene encoding Cd(II)/Pb(II)-sensing metalloregulatory transcriptional regulator CmtR — protein MLTISSRLDVMNRLGRAMADPTRSRILMSLLGGPSYPAVLSRELELTRSNVSNHLTCLRDCGIVVAEPEGRQTRYEIADPHLTAALVALVDVTLAVDEHAPCVDSACTVAGCCGTGADA, from the coding sequence GTGCTGACTATTTCCTCACGCCTCGATGTCATGAACCGGCTCGGCCGGGCCATGGCCGATCCCACGCGTTCCCGAATCCTAATGTCTCTGCTCGGTGGACCGAGCTACCCGGCTGTGCTCTCTCGTGAGCTGGAGCTGACGCGTTCGAACGTGTCGAACCATCTCACCTGCCTGCGTGACTGCGGGATTGTCGTTGCCGAGCCGGAGGGTCGCCAGACTCGTTACGAGATCGCCGACCCGCATCTTACGGCTGCGCTCGTCGCGCTCGTGGACGTGACGCTGGCGGTCGATGAGCACGCGCCGTGCGTGGACTCTGCGTGCACGGTGGCTGGCTGCTGTGGGACGGGGGCGGACGCGTGA
- a CDS encoding MerR family transcriptional regulator has translation MRIGEVAERTALSFRSLRHWDDVGLVQPSARTEGGFRLYTEKDVDRILIIRRMKPLGYTLDEMRELLDVVDALTVDPSDVALRARIDDIRDGADQRRQKLTEQLAMADEFVQLLGQL, from the coding sequence ATGCGGATCGGCGAAGTGGCCGAGCGCACGGCGCTCTCGTTCCGCTCGCTTCGACACTGGGACGACGTGGGGCTCGTGCAGCCGTCCGCGCGCACGGAGGGCGGGTTCCGGCTTTACACCGAGAAAGATGTCGATCGCATCCTCATCATCCGCAGAATGAAACCGTTGGGATACACCCTCGACGAGATGCGCGAACTCCTCGACGTCGTCGACGCCCTCACCGTCGACCCGAGCGACGTGGCGTTGCGCGCCCGGATCGATGACATCCGCGACGGCGCCGACCAGCGTCGCCAGAAACTCACGGAGCAGCTCGCCATGGCCGACGAGTTCGTGCAACTGCTCGGTCAGCTCTAA
- a CDS encoding SulP family inorganic anion transporter yields the protein MTAVTPTRDSASRYRIEPTVMQALRSPRLLTREVLAGLVVALALIPEAIAFSIIAGVDPRVGLFSSFIMAVAIAFLGGRPAMITAATGAIALVIAPVAREYGMDYFIATVLLGGLIQIVLALLGVAKLMRFIPRSVMVGFVNALAILIFTSQFPQLIGVPWLVYPLVAVGLLVMYLMPRITKVIPAPLVAIVLLTAAVVVFAWNVPNVGDQGELPESLPALFIPNVPLTFETLQIIAPYALAMAVVGLLESLMTAKLVDDITDTHSRKTREALGQGAANVLSGAFGGMGGCAMIGQTMINVKASGARTRISTFLAGVFLLVLVLALGDVVAIIPMAALVAVMILVSIATFDWHSIRLSTLKRMPKSETAVMLITVIATVWTHNLAVGVILGVVAAMIMFARRVAHFVSVTRTLSDDGDTAHYAVDGELFFASSNDLTTQFEYGDDPDTVVIDMSHSHVWDASTVAALDAIVTKYENHGKTVTIQGLNDTAAAFHGRLTGNLGAGH from the coding sequence ATGACTGCCGTCACCCCCACCCGCGACTCCGCGTCGCGTTACCGCATCGAACCCACCGTCATGCAGGCGCTGCGCAGCCCGCGCCTTTTGACCCGTGAAGTCCTCGCGGGCCTCGTCGTCGCCCTTGCCCTGATCCCGGAGGCGATCGCGTTCTCGATCATCGCGGGCGTCGACCCCCGAGTCGGCCTGTTCTCGTCCTTCATCATGGCCGTCGCGATCGCGTTCCTCGGCGGACGCCCTGCCATGATCACCGCGGCCACCGGAGCAATCGCGCTCGTCATCGCGCCCGTCGCTCGTGAGTACGGCATGGACTACTTCATCGCCACGGTCCTGCTCGGTGGACTCATCCAGATCGTCCTCGCGTTGCTCGGGGTCGCCAAGCTGATGCGGTTCATCCCGCGCTCGGTGATGGTCGGGTTCGTGAACGCTCTGGCGATCTTGATCTTCACTTCGCAGTTTCCGCAGCTCATCGGCGTTCCCTGGCTGGTCTACCCGCTCGTCGCGGTCGGCCTGCTGGTGATGTATCTCATGCCGCGGATCACGAAGGTGATCCCGGCGCCACTCGTCGCGATCGTGCTGCTCACCGCGGCAGTCGTGGTCTTCGCGTGGAACGTGCCGAACGTGGGCGATCAGGGAGAACTTCCCGAGAGCTTGCCGGCGCTGTTCATTCCGAATGTGCCGCTCACCTTCGAGACGCTGCAGATCATCGCTCCCTACGCGCTGGCTATGGCCGTGGTCGGCCTGCTCGAGTCGCTCATGACCGCGAAGCTCGTTGACGACATCACCGACACCCACTCCCGCAAGACCCGCGAGGCACTTGGACAGGGCGCCGCGAACGTTCTCTCCGGCGCGTTCGGCGGCATGGGTGGCTGCGCGATGATCGGCCAGACCATGATCAACGTCAAAGCCTCCGGCGCACGCACCCGGATCTCGACCTTCCTCGCCGGCGTCTTCCTGCTGGTCCTCGTGCTCGCGCTCGGCGACGTGGTGGCGATCATTCCCATGGCAGCGCTCGTCGCCGTCATGATCCTCGTCTCGATTGCGACTTTCGACTGGCACAGCATCCGCCTGAGCACGCTCAAGCGCATGCCGAAGAGCGAGACCGCCGTCATGCTCATCACCGTCATCGCCACCGTCTGGACCCACAACCTCGCCGTTGGCGTCATCCTCGGAGTCGTGGCCGCGATGATCATGTTCGCCCGACGCGTCGCACACTTCGTCAGCGTCACCCGCACCCTCAGTGACGACGGCGACACAGCGCATTACGCCGTCGATGGAGAACTCTTCTTCGCCTCCAGCAACGACCTCACCACCCAGTTCGAGTACGGCGACGACCCCGACACGGTAGTCATCGACATGAGTCACTCCCACGTCTGGGACGCTTCCACCGTGGCCGCCCTCGACGCCATCGTCACCAAGTACGAAAACCACGGGAAGACCGTCACCATCCAAGGCCTGAACGACACCGCAGCAGCGTTCCACGGCCGCCTCACCGGAAACCTCGGCGCCGGGCACTGA
- a CDS encoding rhodanese-like domain-containing protein — MGRLTLTTLAVITALTLTSCASTPTPQADLGPDAVIIDVRTPAERATGHLDGALLLDVTGGDLQAALPDLDPEATYLVYCRSGNRAGVAIDLMKQAGFTDLLNLGSLEDAAATTGLPVVQP; from the coding sequence ATGGGCCGCCTAACCCTCACCACCCTCGCCGTCATCACCGCACTCACGCTCACCTCCTGCGCCAGCACACCCACACCACAGGCTGACCTCGGCCCCGACGCGGTCATCATCGACGTGCGCACCCCCGCCGAGCGCGCCACCGGCCACCTCGACGGCGCCCTCCTGCTCGACGTCACGGGCGGCGACCTCCAAGCTGCGCTGCCGGACCTTGACCCCGAAGCCACCTACCTCGTCTACTGCCGTTCAGGTAACCGGGCAGGAGTCGCCATCGACCTGATGAAGCAGGCCGGCTTCACCGACCTCCTCAACCTCGGCTCCCTGGAAGACGCCGCCGCCACGACAGGCCTCCCCGTCGTGCAGCCCTGA
- a CDS encoding DUF4395 domain-containing protein — MPHATDTAPRTGEHVDGYEVPVLDEHAVRIAAGILLAIGITALTITLASDSIRPLQMFGMFFLLDMTTRVLISDRLSLTLALGRALTRRRRRHWVGAPQKVFAWWLALGLAAISCVTMSAGMVPLPVTLGLCGVCFTVLLLEATLGWCAGCALHQRFSRQPTRHCANGACDR; from the coding sequence ATGCCTCACGCGACCGACACCGCGCCCCGCACCGGGGAACACGTCGACGGATACGAGGTGCCCGTCCTCGACGAGCACGCCGTCCGCATCGCCGCCGGCATCCTCCTCGCCATAGGCATCACCGCCCTTACCATCACGCTCGCCTCCGACAGCATCAGGCCGCTGCAGATGTTCGGCATGTTCTTCCTCCTCGACATGACGACGCGCGTACTCATCAGCGACCGGCTGTCCCTCACTCTCGCCCTCGGCCGTGCTCTGACACGCCGCCGCCGTCGGCACTGGGTGGGCGCGCCGCAGAAGGTCTTCGCCTGGTGGCTCGCCCTCGGTCTCGCTGCTATCTCGTGCGTGACGATGAGCGCTGGAATGGTCCCGCTACCCGTGACTCTCGGGCTCTGCGGAGTCTGCTTCACAGTCCTGCTCCTAGAAGCCACCCTCGGGTGGTGCGCGGGATGTGCCCTGCACCAACGCTTCAGTAGGCAGCCCACCCGCCACTGCGCCAACGGCGCCTGCGACCGCTGA
- a CDS encoding sulfite exporter TauE/SafE family protein: MDTSIILAMTLAALVGVALGLLGGGGSILTFPIFSLVLGIGTRETIVSSLFVVAITSAVSAAFRVRRREVRWKVAGVFAATGLIGGIGGGMVGQLLPETVLTVLFAAIMIVTAIAMMRPRRGRAARPPTRPVVRGIRTTATGLGVGVLTGALGAGGGFLIVPALTFLGQPIAAAVGTSLLVVAVNSSAGFLTQITTVAIHWPIVLTFTALAVAGSFIGLALSHRLPAAGIRTGFGVLVLAVGLTMLATLIIQTLSA, translated from the coding sequence GTGGACACCTCCATCATCCTCGCGATGACTCTCGCGGCCCTTGTCGGTGTCGCACTCGGGCTCCTCGGCGGCGGGGGCTCCATCCTCACTTTCCCCATCTTCTCCCTCGTCCTGGGCATCGGAACGAGGGAGACGATCGTCTCCTCTCTCTTCGTCGTCGCTATCACCAGCGCCGTCTCCGCCGCCTTCCGTGTGCGCCGACGCGAGGTGCGCTGGAAAGTCGCCGGCGTCTTCGCGGCGACCGGCTTGATCGGGGGAATCGGTGGCGGGATGGTTGGTCAGCTGCTACCAGAAACCGTGCTCACCGTTCTGTTCGCGGCGATCATGATCGTCACAGCGATCGCCATGATGCGGCCGCGACGAGGACGCGCGGCGCGCCCTCCGACGCGGCCGGTCGTCCGTGGAATCCGAACGACAGCTACGGGACTCGGCGTGGGAGTCCTCACAGGGGCACTGGGAGCAGGCGGCGGGTTCCTCATCGTCCCCGCCCTCACCTTCCTCGGCCAGCCCATCGCCGCTGCAGTGGGGACATCGCTGCTAGTCGTCGCCGTGAACTCGTCCGCCGGCTTCCTCACCCAGATCACGACCGTGGCCATCCACTGGCCCATCGTCCTCACCTTCACCGCGCTCGCCGTCGCTGGATCCTTCATCGGTCTGGCACTGTCGCATCGCCTCCCGGCTGCCGGCATCCGGACCGGGTTCGGGGTTCTGGTGCTGGCCGTGGGGCTGACCATGCTCGCCACCCTCATCATTCAGACGCTCTCCGCCTGA